The nucleotide sequence ACGCGGCGACAGCGGCCATTTCCGCTCTGGCCGCGGCGACCGGCGCTTGGGGAGTGCGGGTCCATGAGGTGTCGGCAACCATGGACGCCGTGAAGGTAGCTCGCGCCTGGCAGGCCGACCCGCCGGGACGTGACGTTCCCGCCAGTGGACCCGGACTTTAGGGGCGGCATGGATCGCATCACCATCAGCGGCATCCGGGCCTGGGGTCACCATGGAGTGCTACCCGACGAGCGGCGCGAGGGCCAGAGCTTCGTCGTTGACGTCGAGCTGGGACTGGACACTCGCGCGGCGGCCGCTGCTGACGACCTGTCCGAAACGGTTGACTACGGGTCAGTGGCCGCCTCAGTCGTAGCGGTGATCCAGGGCGAGCCTGTTCACCTGATCGAGACGCTCGCGTCGCGCGTGGCCGAAGCGTGTTTGGGATATCCCCTCGCGTCGGAAGTCAAAGTCACGGTTCACAAGCCGCAGGCGCCCCTGGGGGTTGAGTTCACTGACGTCACCGTCTCGATCGCGCGCCGCCGATGAAGAAGCCTGTTCCCAAGGCCGCGCTGTCAGTCGGCTCCAATGTCGGCGACCGTGTCGCAGCGCTGCGCCGGGCGGTTCAGGCGTTGGCTGCGGTTCCCGGGACGAGCCTGGCGCGGGTCTCCTCCCTCTACGAAACCGAGCCGGTGGGCGGTCCTGTTCAGCCTGCGTTCCTCAACGCCGTCGTCACGGTTGAGTTGGCGCCCGGTCCTTCTCTGCGGGCTCTGGCGAGCAGGCTGCTCGAGGCCGGGCAGCAAGCCGAACGGGACTTGAGTCGCGCGCGCGAGATCCGATGGGGTCCACGCACGTTGGATGTCGACGTGCTGGCGGTCGGGGACCTGGTTAGCGCCGATGAGCGACTGACGATTCCGCATCCGCGGATCAGTGAGCGGGCCTTCGTTCTGGTGCCTTGGGCCGAGGTGGATGAGTCCTTCGTTGTCGTCGGCCTTGGCTCAGTGGCTGCTCTGCTGGCGGCCCTGCCGTCTGGGGCGCGAGGCGCGGCTCGCCAGTGGGAGGGCGGTGGAAGTGACTGGTGGGTACTCAGTCCGCCCTCGGGATAGTGGGAGTTGTGGGCGTTCTCATGGTCTCCAGCAGAGGGCTTGTTGCGGGTGATCGGTAGGCGAGCTCCGGCTCAAGGCAGTCAGGTGATGCAAATCCTCTGTTGATCATGGAGGCCGACGATCACCCAGGAAGTGAAGATCACTGACGAGCTTGATCATCAGAGAATTTGCATCATCTGGGCCTCCGCAGCGCCTCATGGCGCACATGGATTCAGGCTTAGGCTGGGGTAGTGCAACCAACCCGCGTCAAGGTACTGCTCCTAGTCGCTTTGGCCGCTGCGGTAATCGGTTGGGTCGTCGCGCGGGTTGCGGACTCCATGCTCGGGCGCCTAATGCCCCTGTCGTGGTCGGCGGCAGTCGCGATCTGGCTGCTGGCGGTGGGGCTCGGAATGTGGGCATGGATCGTGCGCCCGCGTCTCCTGGGGCGGGATGGGTACCTACCGCTGCCTCCTGTGGTCGCGGCCCGGACAGCCGCCCTGGCCTTGGCCGCTTCCAGGACCGGAGCGGCCGTTGGAGGCCTGTACGCGGGATTCGCCGTTGCCCTGGCTGGCGAACTATCCAGCTTGGCGGGGCGCGAATACGCGGCGGTGGCGGTGACTTGTGCGATCGGGTCCGCCGCGCTCACGGCAGTGGGTCTGTGGCTGGAGCAAATGTGTCGCATTCCGCCGCAAGACGGTGCGAACGGCGCCGGGCAGTCGCCTGGAGGTGAACAGGAGTGGGAGCCGGAGCTTGGGGCCGAGCGGTCCAACAGTCCCGCGCCGGCCAGGCCATCGGCCCACGGCCCAGCCGGTGACGCCGTCGGGTGACCCGGACGACTACGCTGCGCCCATGACGGCATCTCTGGAGGATCTTCCCTACGAGGAGTTGAAGCACCGCGCCTTCGCGCTGGCCGAGCATCGACACGACTTGGGCTTCTTCTTCGATCTGTTCCAACACACGCCGGCCATCCGCGCGACCGCCGACGAGGGCGGTTCCCTCGGTGAGTTCACCGGCAGCCTCATAGAGACGATTGAGGCGGCCCGCGAGGTGTTCGGGGAGGGCAACATTGGGGAAGCGGAACCGTTGTTCCGGGCCCGGTTCGCCTCCTACCTTCGCGAGCATGGCCAGGGCTGAGGCCCGCGCGGGGTTGAGCGTGAGTCAGCGCCGCAGGGCTCTGCTGCTCGCCGCAGTTGTTTCTGGCGCGCTGCTCGCGTCGTGCGCATCGGGAAGTGAGGATCCGCAGTCCCCTTCGCCATCTCAGTCGGAGAGTGCGCCTCCGGTGGTGTCGGTGGCTGCTGACCCTTCAAATGAGAGCCGGGTCCTGGCCAATCTCTACGCCGGCGCCTTGACCGCATCCGGGCAGGCTGCGCAAGTCGTGCCAACCGACGGATTCAAGTCTGCGGTGACAGCGGTGGAAAAGGGGCGCATCCACGTGTTCGGTGGCCCCGTCGGGCGCCTAACCGACTACCTGAACGGGCAGGCCAGCGGGTCGTCCCCATCGCCCGCAGCGTCATCGAATCTGGACGAAACGATGGCCAGAGCGAGGGGACTCGCTGGAGCCCAGGATCTTGTTGTGCTCGACGCCGCGGAGGCATCGAGCGGATGGGCTTTCGCGGTGAGCGAGAAGTTCGCGGAAGCGAACCGATTCGGCACGCTTGGCGAACTAGCCGAATACTCCCGCCAGAGCCCCGTGGTTCTGGCCGCACCGGCCAATTGTCGTAAGCGGGACTACTGCCTGCCGGGGCTTCAGGAGCGTTACGGGCTGCAGGTTGGGCGATTTGTGGCGCTGGATGGGCGGGCGACACTCGACGCGCTCGAAGAGGGCTCTGCCGACGTCGGGCTGGTTCGCCTCTCCGACGGTGCCCTGACGTCGCTGCATCTGGTCGTCTTGGCCGACGACATGAATCTGGAGATCGTCGGGAACATCGTTCCGATCGTTCACGAGAGCGAAGCCGCTTCGACTGTGCGGGACACGCTCAACCGGGTGCAGTCCAAGCTGACCCAGGAGGCATTCGCTCAGATGGACTATGCGGTCACCTACCAGGGTGAGTCGCCGGAGACGGTGGCTGATGCTTGGCTGGCCGTCAGCGGCTTCGCGTAGCACTCGGTGCCGCGGGGCGAGGGCTGGGCCGGAACAGGGCGCGGCATGCCAGGTTGGTCGCCTACGGAACGGATCTGCCCCATCGGGTCGCCGCTGATCGTAGCCTTGACCAATGTCCGAGAAACATCATGACGACGGGTTGGGCGGCATCGCCGCAGCCGCGCGTTCGCTGGCTGAGCGGCTTGAACTTCAGGACCCCAGCGCCCACGGCGGCGGAGATCCGGACAGAGTCACCCGGTGGAAGGTGACGTCGGCAAGGGGAGACGCCGATCTGTTCGCGGAACGGCTGGCAGCCATCGGGTTGGACGACCCTGCTCGGCTTGACGCCGTCTTCGACGATGTTGACACCATCGAAGTCGACGGGTTGCCTGACTGGCTCCTGACTCTGCGGGGGGCGGCTTCTCGCTGCGGAGACGACCCCGGATGGACGAGCGGTGAGAGCGGACACCGCGATCTGAGTCCCGAGCTACTGCCAGAGTTCGTCGAGCCGCTTGTGCGGCAGGCCCTGGATGAACTCAACGAGTTGGCGCGCGTCCCCGCCGTCGTAACCCAAGCCGCGTTCGCGGATCTGATCGATGGGCTCCGGCGGCATCTGGCCGGGCTGATCCAGACTTGCGTCGACACTGAGTACCGGCGATTCAGGGGCGACTTCCCCGGAATGGCCACTGGCGAAGCCGGGGAAGGACCTGCCAAGGCGGAGCCACCAGATGCCAACCCGTGGGAGACCTGGACCGGCCAACTCAGAACTTCCGGCCTGTTCGACTTGTGGGCGTCGTACCCGGTCCTAGCCCGCCTGGTGGGGACGGCGATCCGGCTGTGGGTGGCGCGAACTGCGGAACTTCTGATCCGCTTGGAAAGCGATTGGTCCGAGATCGGACGGGAGATCGCTCGCACTGAACTGAAGTCAGTCACCGGAATCGAGACTGGACTTTCCGATCCACACGCGGGCCACTCCTCCGTCGCAGTCCTGCGCGTCGAGAGCACAGATGGCGAAGCCGATCGCATCTTGTACAAGCCCAAGGACATCGCGTCCGAGATCCTGTGGGCGGACGTGGTGACCTGGATGAACCTCCATGGCCTGGATATGGGCCCGCCGTTGCGGGTGCTGGCTGGCGATGGCTACGGATGGGTTGAATTCGCGCGAACCATGCCGGTCGAAACGTCAGCCGAGGCCAAGAGGTTCTACCGCCGGTCGGGTTCGCTCGCGGCGGCTATCTTCGCCCTCGGCGGCAACGACTGCCACTCGGAGAACTTCGTCGCGCGCGGAGCGCAGCCGGTGCTCATCGACACTGAGACAATTGTGCAGCCGATCGTGGGCGGGGAGAATGACGCTGTCGGCGCCGTAGGCGCAAGTCCGACCGACTCCGTGCTTGATCAGCTCGTGCTCCCCCGATGGCTGCCCGTTGGAAACCGAGCACTGGACGTGTCAGCGCTGGGCGCGGCGAGTTCTGGGGTCGGCTGGAACCAGATCCGGCTCGTCTGGGACCAGCCCGGGACTGCCGACGC is from Candidatus Nanopelagicales bacterium and encodes:
- a CDS encoding DUF3180 domain-containing protein; translation: MQPTRVKVLLLVALAAAVIGWVVARVADSMLGRLMPLSWSAAVAIWLLAVGLGMWAWIVRPRLLGRDGYLPLPPVVAARTAALALAASRTGAAVGGLYAGFAVALAGELSSLAGREYAAVAVTCAIGSAALTAVGLWLEQMCRIPPQDGANGAGQSPGGEQEWEPELGAERSNSPAPARPSAHGPAGDAVG
- a CDS encoding glycine betaine ABC transporter substrate-binding protein — encoded protein: MARAEARAGLSVSQRRRALLLAAVVSGALLASCASGSEDPQSPSPSQSESAPPVVSVAADPSNESRVLANLYAGALTASGQAAQVVPTDGFKSAVTAVEKGRIHVFGGPVGRLTDYLNGQASGSSPSPAASSNLDETMARARGLAGAQDLVVLDAAEASSGWAFAVSEKFAEANRFGTLGELAEYSRQSPVVLAAPANCRKRDYCLPGLQERYGLQVGRFVALDGRATLDALEEGSADVGLVRLSDGALTSLHLVVLADDMNLEIVGNIVPIVHESEAASTVRDTLNRVQSKLTQEAFAQMDYAVTYQGESPETVADAWLAVSGFA
- the folB gene encoding dihydroneopterin aldolase; the protein is MDRITISGIRAWGHHGVLPDERREGQSFVVDVELGLDTRAAAAADDLSETVDYGSVAASVVAVIQGEPVHLIETLASRVAEACLGYPLASEVKVTVHKPQAPLGVEFTDVTVSIARRR
- the folK gene encoding 2-amino-4-hydroxy-6-hydroxymethyldihydropteridine diphosphokinase; protein product: MKKPVPKAALSVGSNVGDRVAALRRAVQALAAVPGTSLARVSSLYETEPVGGPVQPAFLNAVVTVELAPGPSLRALASRLLEAGQQAERDLSRAREIRWGPRTLDVDVLAVGDLVSADERLTIPHPRISERAFVLVPWAEVDESFVVVGLGSVAALLAALPSGARGAARQWEGGGSDWWVLSPPSG